A window of Mobiluncus massiliensis genomic DNA:
CCGCGCCCGTAAGCCGATAATCGGGAATCAGCAATCCCGCCAACACAAAACAGGTCAACATCACGAAAGCCCCAAAAATCGGCAAGGTTTTCCCCAAAAATCCCAGGAGGCTAACGACCACCGCCACGCCTCCCAGAGACAGGGCCCATCGCAACTGGGAGCGACGAAATCCGCGCACATCCCTGGGCAAACCCGCCAGTTGCAGCCTGCGCTCGACAGAATCTTTGGAGGGGCTGATAAACGTGAGAAACCTGGTCAGGCCGTTATGGAGAAAAGGGCCATCCGGCAATCCATCACCGCGGGAAGCCGCCATCACAGTCAGGTCGGCCTGAACATAAGGAGTGATTCGCCAAGTCGGAAAGGAGCCTTGACGAATCCAGGGCCCCAGACACACCCCGATAAGCCCACTTCCAGCAATGATAGCGAGGCTGCCGACAATCCAGGTCAAAGAGTTCTCCACGGTCTACTCCCGCATCGTGCGCGGACTGACTTCCAGGCGTCCCAGCCGCAGCATCAAAATGTACGCCAGCGCCGAAACTAACGCCCCCACC
This region includes:
- a CDS encoding type II secretion system F family protein gives rise to the protein MENSLTWIVGSLAIIAGSGLIGVCLGPWIRQGSFPTWRITPYVQADLTVMAASRGDGLPDGPFLHNGLTRFLTFISPSKDSVERRLQLAGLPRDVRGFRRSQLRWALSLGGVAVVVSLLGFLGKTLPIFGAFVMLTCFVLAGLLIPDYRLTGAARRRQLHLNQELPDVIELLALAVGAGEPLYGALHRVSARCTDVAGQELEKILAAADNGDSLAPSLTAARARNDSEILAHLIDAIVSALERGSPLAGVLRSQVADSRAVARTQLLTEGGKKEVLMMVPVVFLILPLTVVFALYPGLVALQL